A window of Mycolicibacterium madagascariense genomic DNA:
TCCCCGCGGATGCCGCGGTCGATGACGTTCTGCCCGATCGGGAACACCGGCAGGAAGGCCAGTGCGGTGTCGATGTCGTCTCCGACGTCGGCCAGCGCCTGAACCGTGGGTGCCAGGTTCTGCAGGTTGGTGACGAGGTCGGATTGGGTGTCGTCGATGACGTGGGTGGCGGTGTCGCTGAAGACGCGCAGCCTGTTCAGTGCCTCGACGAGGCGGGGTCGTTCTCGCAGCAGGACGTCCAGCGCCGGGGGAATGGTCTGCAGGGCGTGGGTGATCGTCGCGGACTGCCCGGCCAGGGTGGTGGTGAACCGGTCGAGGTTGGTGATGGTGGTGATGATGTCGTCGCGTTGGTCGTTCAGGGTGCCGACGAACGTGCTGAGTTCGTCGATCAGGGCGCGCGCGGTCTCGGGGCGGTCCTTGAGTGCGACGTCGAGGGCATGGATGATGTCGCCGATCTGGCCGAGGCCGCCGGCGTTGGCGACCACCGACAGCGAGGCCAGCGTGCGTTCGGTGGAGGGGTAGGTCTTGGACGCGTTGAGGGGAATCGTCGAGCCCTGCTGGAGGGCGCCGACGGGTGCCTGCCCGGGCGGTGGGCCCAGTTGCACGTGCATCGATCCCAGGAGGCTGGTCTGCCCGACCGCGGCCACGGCGTTGCCCGGGACGACGACGCCGCGCTCGACGGTGATGGTGATCAGGGGGTGTCGGTCGACGATGGCGATGCGCTCGATGGATCCGACGGTGACGTCGTCGATGAGCACGGGCGAATTGGGTTCCAGCGTGCCGACATTGGCGACCTGGACGTAATAGGTACTCGACCCGCTGCCGTGACCGCGGGTCCCCGGCAGGGGCAGGGAGTTCACCCCGTCGTAGGCGCAGGAGGACGTCAGCACGACCGCGATCGACGCGGCGAGAACCCGAAGCCGTGACCGGTGGCTGAGGATGTTCATGACGGGGGCCGTTCGGCGGGAAGCAGCAACGCGGGCAGCCCTGGGGTCGGAGGTGACGACGGCAACGGTGGTGTGTCGGCGGCGCCTGGCGGGGGAGTCGGCGCCGTGTCGGCGGGAGCTGGTGGCGGCGGGGCGTCGGGTGGGTCGTCGCCGCCGTAGGCCGACGTCGCCGGGGTGGGGGCGGGATGTGAGTCCGGCCCCGGGCCTCCTGGTGCGAGTTTGGGGTCGCTGTAGATGAGTTTGTCGGGGGTCGGGACGGCTTCCAGGATGGGATTGATGGGGAAGGGGACGTAGTTGAAGTTGGCCTTGCTCAGCGCGGGTCCGAGGTAGTCCGCGCACAGTTTCGCCGATTCGGGCGCGGTGACGTTGGCGACGGAGCCGACCATGCCGCAGAGGAACTTGACCGGGTCGGAGAAGTTGTTGACCACGAAGACGCCACCGGCCCCGCCGGTGCGGGGGTCGAACATGCTGTAGCTGTTGGCCAAGGCATTGGGCGCCACGTGCAGCACCTGTTCGAGTTCGGTGCGGTGTTGGACGAGGTTGGTGGTGACGTTGGTGAGGCGCTGGACCTGTTCGGTGGTCTGGTTCCTCGACCCCGCCACGAAGCGTCGCACCTCGCCCAGCGCCACCGACAGGTTGGTCAGGGCGTCGTCGAGGTCGGATCGGCTGCCGTTCAACGTGCTCGACAGGCTGGCCAGGTGGCCTTGGAACTCGACGAGTTGCTCATTGCTGCTGCGCAGGACCGCGACGAAGGTCTGCAGGTTCTCCACGATGCCGACGATGTCGCCGCCGCCCTCGCGCAGGATGCGCGCGACGCCGGCCAGCTGCGCGAGGGTGGCCCGCAACTTCTCGCCATTGCCCGCCAACGCCGTCGCGGTGCTGTCGATGAAGTGTTGCACCGAGGTCGCGGACTGGTCGGGCTTGGGCCCCAGGTCGGTGGCGAGGCGGTTCAGCTGTTGCTTCACCTCGTCCCACTCGACGGGAACTGCGGTGCGGTCCAACGGGATTCGAGCGCCGCTAGCCATGGTCGGACCGGTGGTGTAGGTCGGGGTGAGCTGCACGTAGCGCGCGGAGATGAGGTTTTGGGCGACGATCACTGCCCGCGCGTCGGCGGGGATGGCGATGTCGTGATCGACGGACATGACCACCGTGGCTTGGGTTCCGCGGGGGGTGATGCTGTCGATCCTTCCTACCCGCACCCCGGCGACGCGGACGTCGTCCCCGGGGTAGATCGCGGTGGCCGAGGAGAACGTCGCGACGACCTGGGTGGGGGCGGTGAGCCGATGCTGCACCAGGACGCCGCCCG
This region includes:
- a CDS encoding MCE family protein; translation: MNILSHRSRLRVLAASIAVVLTSSCAYDGVNSLPLPGTRGHGSGSSTYYVQVANVGTLEPNSPVLIDDVTVGSIERIAIVDRHPLITITVERGVVVPGNAVAAVGQTSLLGSMHVQLGPPPGQAPVGALQQGSTIPLNASKTYPSTERTLASLSVVANAGGLGQIGDIIHALDVALKDRPETARALIDELSTFVGTLNDQRDDIITTITNLDRFTTTLAGQSATITHALQTIPPALDVLLRERPRLVEALNRLRVFSDTATHVIDDTQSDLVTNLQNLAPTVQALADVGDDIDTALAFLPVFPIGQNVIDRGIRGDYMNLFVTLDLTRERLKRGLGVGTRFGDPNIPLVPAPGDEGYDAYYSKDPLGAGLAPPPAHPPDTTTTPPSTNPPDGAIPAPPPPTGGS
- a CDS encoding MCE family protein, which translates into the protein MRIPGTHRNRLGALLVIAVIGAGGVLVQHRLTAPTQVVATFSSATAIYPGDDVRVAGVRVGRIDSITPRGTQATVVMSVDHDIAIPADARAVIVAQNLISARYVQLTPTYTTGPTMASGARIPLDRTAVPVEWDEVKQQLNRLATDLGPKPDQSATSVQHFIDSTATALAGNGEKLRATLAQLAGVARILREGGGDIVGIVENLQTFVAVLRSSNEQLVEFQGHLASLSSTLNGSRSDLDDALTNLSVALGEVRRFVAGSRNQTTEQVQRLTNVTTNLVQHRTELEQVLHVAPNALANSYSMFDPRTGGAGGVFVVNNFSDPVKFLCGMVGSVANVTAPESAKLCADYLGPALSKANFNYVPFPINPILEAVPTPDKLIYSDPKLAPGGPGPDSHPAPTPATSAYGGDDPPDAPPPPAPADTAPTPPPGAADTPPLPSSPPTPGLPALLLPAERPPS